TCGGTGGGGTGCGCGGGGGCGGCCTCGACAAGCGAGCTGCTCGAGACTTTTGACCCGGCTGGGTTGCCGCCGGAGGCGTGGGTGTGGGAGGGGTGAGGTCGGCTAGAATCCCGACGCAGCGGTAGTGGTACCGTATTGTGGTACATAGGGGGGTTCTGGCCTGTCCATGAGTGCAAGCGAGGCGCGGCGCTCGCTCTACCTGTTAATCGCGCGGGTGAATCAAGACCGCGAGGTCGTTGAAATCGAATCGCGTAACGGGAACGCAGTCTTAATGGCAGCCGAGGAATATGCGTCTTTGCAGGAAACAGCGCATCTTCTGAGCTCTCCGGCCAACGCCCACCGCCTGATGGCGTCCTACGAGCGCGCCACGGCAGGTATTCGCGAAAGCCACGAGCTTGACCTCGACTGAGTATGCGCCTGTCGTGGGATAAGTCAGCGTGGGATGACTACCTCCATTGGCAGTCGGCGGATCGCAAGACCCTGCGCCGCATAAACTCCCTGATACAGGCGACGCTGCGCGATCCTTTGAGCGGGATGGGCAAACCTGAACCGCTCAAACACGCCTTAGCCGGCGCGTGGTCTCGACGCATCACGGCTGAACATCGCCTGGTTTATGTGGCTGTTGATGATGAGATCGTCATTCTCCAGGCCCGGTATCACTACTAGGCCGGGGACAGTGAGCTCGCTTGCCGGCGCCGCCGGAGTAACCTCATCACCAAATGACTGAAACCCAGCAAGCGCCGAAGCTGCCCCAGATAATGTGGGTGCTCGCTGCGGCGGCATTCATTATCGCATTGGGGTACGGCTTTATCGCGCCGATCCTGCCGCAGTTCACCGCGAGTTTCGGGGTGCCGCTGGCCGCGGCGGGCGCGGTGGTCTCCGTGTTTGCGGCCGCGCGGTTGACCGGCGCGCCGGGTGCGGGGATTCTTGTGGACAAGCTCGGTTCCCGCACCGTGTACCTCACCGGGCTGTCCGTGGTGGCCGCTGCGACGTTCTTCGTGGCGTTTGCCCAAGCCTATTGGCAGGTTTTCGTTCTGCGGTTCATCGCGGGGTTCGGGTCGACGATGTTCACGCTCTCGGCGCAGGCGTTGATCATCCGGGTGACGCATCCGAGCATTCGCGGCCATGCAAGCGCGGTTTACGCTTCGGCGTTTCTACTGGGCAATATCTTCGGCCCGATCGTCGGCGCGGCACTGTTATTCCTCGGGTTCCGCGTTCCTTTCGCGGTTTACGGTGCAGGTGTGGGGTGTGCCGCGCTCATTGTTGGCATTGTTACCTCGGTTCATCGGGGGAGGCCGCATCAAAGCGTCAAGCCCCACCCGCCCATGCTCTTATCGACGGCATGGCACACGCCCACCTATAAAGCCCTGCTGACCTCCGCATTCGCCAACGGCTGGGCAAACTTAGGCGCGCGGGTCGCAGTGTTGCCGTTGTTCGCTGCGGCCGTTTTCGCCAACAGCGGAGCCGCGGCCGGTTTGGCGCTCACGGCGTTCGCACTGGGCACGGCGATCACGCTGCAGTTTTCGGGAAGGCTCGCCGACCGGGTGGGGCGCAAGCCCATGATCATCGCTGGCCTTGCCGCCACAACCATTTTCACGGGCTCGCTCGGCTTAGCGACGTCCTTCTGGCCGCTCATCATCCTCTCCGCCTTCGCCGGGGTGGGCGGCGGACTGATGAACCCAGCGTCGCAGGCCAGCCTGGCGGACATCATCGGCAACGACCGCTCAGGCGGCAAGGTGCTGTCCACCTTCCAGATGACCCAGGACGCCGGGCAGATCTTCGCCCCGATCGTGGTGGGAATGCTGGCGGAGCACTTTGGTTTCGCCGCCGCGTTCGCCTCCTGCGGTGCGATCTCGCTGGTGGCGTTAGCATTCTGGGTGGCGTTTGGGAAGGAGACGGCGGGGCGTCGATAAGCGGGGTGCTATTGCTTGATGCGGGGATCGAGGAACGGCTCTGTCGCAGCGGTGAAGAGCACCGGTTATAGGGCCGATGGCGAGGTTAAAACAAGGAAGAACTCAACGCCGGCCAGCCAGGCGCGTTAGCCGGGCAGCAGACTCCGAAGTCTGTCTCCGCGAACCCCTTAGACCAACAACCGCGCACCCACCGCCTCCGCGACCACCCGAATCCTCTCTGCGTACCCATTTCGCTGGGCAATTTGGTTACCCCGGACGCCGTCAGCGGTGGTGAGTTCGGCGATGGGGGCGTGGACGTCTTGCGCAGTGGCGGGCATCGAGTGCATGTGGGGGACGTGGCCGAGAAGGAAATCCTCCTCTGGCTGCCCCAGGCTCGAGGCGATGCGTTTGGCTTCGTCGGCAAACTTGCCCCGGAAGCGCTCGAAAGCGCCGACGAGTTGTTCCTGGCCGTTGGACTTCTTCTTGATGTATTCCTGCGTGGTGTAGCCAAGGTAATGGAGCACGCGACCGCCGTGACCAGGAAGTCGCAGGTTAGCGGACTTTTTCTCGAAGCTGCTAGAGAACGACTTCCACGTCTCGATGTTCGCATCGGACATCTTCCGGTACTCCCTCACCCAGGTGTCGAACCACCGCGCAAGGTTACCGAAGGCGTGGTAGCTGAAAAGGTCGGTGGCTGTGGGGGTGACGAAGGCGTCGCAACCAAGCAGGACCGTGCGGTTGAAGGGGCCGAGGCTGGGTCCGACGTCGAACATCACCATGTCGTAGCGGTCGGCGCGCTCCATCGCAGAGACGAGCTGGCCAGCCCAGTGCACGCGTCGGAAAGATGCAGTCTCCCGACCAAGCGCGGTCTGCCACGCCGCCGACATGACGTCCTCAATCTGGGAGAGGTTCGGGTGGCCCGCGAGCACGTCCACACCGAAGCGCTCGGAGCGGTAGACGGGCACGTCAGAATCGATCTCGGGTTCACCCTCCCGTAGCGGGATGAAAAGGTTATAGACGGTTTTAGTCAGAGAGTCTCGCAACGAGGCGTCTGCGTCATCGTTCGACGCGTAGATCTCCTGCGTCAGATCGTCGTTAAGCATGAGCTGCGTGGCGTTGCACTGCGGGTCGCAATCTACGTAGAGCACCCGCTTGCCGGTGCTCGCGAAGTTATACGCCACGTTTGCCGAAAGCGTGGTCTTGCCCACCCCGCCTTTGTTGTTGAAGAAGCTCAGCGTGCGAATTGGCATAGTGGTATCTCCGGTTAGCTACGAGACGTTGGGGCGGCGTCCGTCGTGGGGGTGGTGATGCGGTCAAACAACTCTTGTGAGATGGGCGCCTCGAGGATGAGGTTGGCCGAGACAATATCCACCTGTCCGAGGTCCCCGCTCACCTTAGTAGTTTGTTTCGCGTCGCTAGCATGCACTTTACCCAGAAAATGGAAATTCGTCCCGTCGGAATCTTCGCGTTTGACGAAGAGGAAAAGGTCCGCTTCCCCGGAGACTATCGGCCGGATTTCACCGCTAGTCAGCTTCCTCTTGCTGCGGCTGAACCAATGCATCGTCGAGGTGTCGATCAGTTTGTCCTCATAGCGCAGGTTCGCGGGAAGGTCGGAGTCCTTGTGGTACGTGACAAAGATAGGGCAGGTCATCGTCTTCTTGTCTGTCATATACCCGTAGATCGTCGACTCGTTGTTCTTATCCCAGTTCAACAACCTGCACACATCCTTGCGGGTGTACATACAGCCCGGAATTAGCTGGTCTCCTGCCTGGTAACGGGCGCGGTTCAGATGCAGGCCCGTTTCGATGAGGTCGTCGAGATGCGCTCGGAAGCTTATCGACGGCTCCGGGTGCCCCTGCGAGTATGAAAGGTAGAGCTGGTGAAGATGCGGATTGATTGTAAACGCCTTCCCGTCATACGAAGCGATCCCTTCATTTCCGAATGGTTTCCTTCCGGTCTCTGGGAACCAAGACAGATCAAAGATCCGCGCAATCGTGTCGCAAACGAACTCGTTCGCGCTGACCCCGTGCTTGCCGAACAGCGCGTCGCATTCGGACCGTGTCACTGTCCTCCGAGCCAGCAACTCCCGCAAGAGGAGCAATTCCTGCGGACGCTTACCGTTGAGGAACTCTTGCGTGACCAGGTTTAAGAACTCCGCTTCAGATGCTGAAGGAGCCTCATCAACAATTTTCAAGGCGTGCAGTAATGACCAGTAGTTGCGTGCCTTCCCGTCAGTCGCAGCGAGCACGACCGGGTCGAGCGAATTGTGGGTTTCAAAATCCAGCAACCGCGGGATCGTTCCCAAGCGGAATTGCAGTTGTGCGATCGCGTCCCGCTTCTCACGGCGACCATCCAGGCGAGCCTTCCCCAAGGCTTCGATCACCCGCTGCGTCGAAATGCGGTCAAAGCTGATTGTCGATCCCCCAGCGACAGCATTGTGGCGGGTTGCTGCGAGGCGATCCCGTACCGAGTCTTTGCTGCCGGATCGGTCTCCCGTCAAAGCAATGGGGATGAGGTAGTTGTTGGCGTAATTTCCAATGAAGTCGATCACCCGCAACGACGTTTTCTTTTTGGCTTTGCGTAACCCGCGACCAAGCTGCTGGGTGAAAACAATTGCGGATTCCGTGCTTCGTAGCAAGACAACAACGTTGACTGCGGGAATATCAATACCCTCGTTGAAGATATCGACGGTGAGCAGGTAATCGAGCTTCCCATCCTCCAGCTGACGTACCGCGGCTTCTCGCTTTTCGACGGACGTCGAACCCGAAAGCGCCAGTGTACGAAGCCTTCTGCCGTGAACGCGGTGAAGATTGAGTTGCTCTGCAAGCGCCGTGGCCTCCGTGTTACTCGTGCAGAAGATCAAACCTTTGGTACCGCGGGCGAAGGAATAATCCCCCAAAGTATTAACAATGTGATGGACTCGTTCCGGTGCAACGAGATCGCTCAAGCCCGAAAAGCCTCCTAGGGATCCGCCACCCGGTGAGGTGCAGTCAGCGACGCCATAATAATCGAACGGAACAAGCATCCGTTCTTCCATGGCGCGTTCTAAGCGAATCTCGTAGGCAACGTTGTAGTCGAACAGTTCAAAGACGTTGAAACCATCAGTTCGTTCTGGCGTGGCGGTAAGACCCAGCAGGAAACCCGGCCGGAAGTGGTCGATGATGGCGCGATATGATTCCGAGCCGGCGCGGTGAGCTTCATCGACGATGACGAGGTCGAAAAGGCGCGGCGAAAGAACCGTGAGGTAATCCTTCTTACTCAGCAATTGGACCGTGGCAAACACAAAGCGACGGTCCGTTTGACGCCTACTACCGGCGAAAATACCAATCTCGGAGCTTTCACAACGGAACACCCGTTGGAACTCTTCCGCTGCTTTCCGGAGGATCTGCTCCCGGTGAGCAACAAAAAGCATTTTCCCGGGGTTTAACTTCTGCGCAGCAAATGCTGAAAGAATCGTTTTACCGGTACCCGTTGCGGAAATGACGATCGCGCGCTTATGACCAGAATCAATGACTGACTGAAGGTTTTCCAATGCCTCGGTTTGCATGGCATTCGGCAGGATCTTCTCTCCCGCGGGCGAAACCTCAATGAGGGAGTCATCCTCGCGGGTGAGGATGACTCGCTGCTGGCGAGACTTCTCATACTCATCGACCCACTCGTGCGTGAGCCGAACAGAGTGGGAGATCTGTCGATGAATGGCTCGGTTGAGCTGGTCAGCGATGTCCCCGTCGCGGTGCGTGGAGAATTGCAGGTTCCATTCTTCATTCGAAATGAGGGCGTGGCGTGTGAGATTGGAACTGCCGATGATCGCCGTGACGTGGTCGCCGTGGTCGAATACGTACCCTTTTGCGTGGTGGGCATGGTCCTCAATCACCCGTACCCGAATGTTGCGAAGCGCGATGAGGTCTCTAAGCGCATCGGGGGTGTTGAAGTCGAGGTAGGTGGAGGTCACGATCGTGCCCGTACCCCGGAAATTAACCAGTTGCTGGCGCAACATCCCCAATCCGTCTTCACTGACAAACGCGACCGAAAAGAGAAACCTATCCGCCGTTTCTAGCTCTGTTCGCAGCGCTGCGAGCATGCTGGAGTCGTCATTGTGGATGAGACGGGGGTTTTCAAGACCTGCGGGGGCGTGGTT
The nucleotide sequence above comes from Corynebacterium capitovis DSM 44611. Encoded proteins:
- a CDS encoding type II toxin-antitoxin system Phd/YefM family antitoxin is translated as MSASEARRSLYLLIARVNQDREVVEIESRNGNAVLMAAEEYASLQETAHLLSSPANAHRLMASYERATAGIRESHELDLD
- a CDS encoding Txe/YoeB family addiction module toxin; this encodes MRLSWDKSAWDDYLHWQSADRKTLRRINSLIQATLRDPLSGMGKPEPLKHALAGAWSRRITAEHRLVYVAVDDEIVILQARYHY
- a CDS encoding MFS transporter is translated as MTETQQAPKLPQIMWVLAAAAFIIALGYGFIAPILPQFTASFGVPLAAAGAVVSVFAAARLTGAPGAGILVDKLGSRTVYLTGLSVVAAATFFVAFAQAYWQVFVLRFIAGFGSTMFTLSAQALIIRVTHPSIRGHASAVYASAFLLGNIFGPIVGAALLFLGFRVPFAVYGAGVGCAALIVGIVTSVHRGRPHQSVKPHPPMLLSTAWHTPTYKALLTSAFANGWANLGARVAVLPLFAAAVFANSGAAAGLALTAFALGTAITLQFSGRLADRVGRKPMIIAGLAATTIFTGSLGLATSFWPLIILSAFAGVGGGLMNPASQASLADIIGNDRSGGKVLSTFQMTQDAGQIFAPIVVGMLAEHFGFAAAFASCGAISLVALAFWVAFGKETAGRR
- a CDS encoding AAA family ATPase yields the protein MRTLSFFNNKGGVGKTTLSANVAYNFASTGKRVLYVDCDPQCNATQLMLNDDLTQEIYASNDDADASLRDSLTKTVYNLFIPLREGEPEIDSDVPVYRSERFGVDVLAGHPNLSQIEDVMSAAWQTALGRETASFRRVHWAGQLVSAMERADRYDMVMFDVGPSLGPFNRTVLLGCDAFVTPTATDLFSYHAFGNLARWFDTWVREYRKMSDANIETWKSFSSSFEKKSANLRLPGHGGRVLHYLGYTTQEYIKKKSNGQEQLVGAFERFRGKFADEAKRIASSLGQPEEDFLLGHVPHMHSMPATAQDVHAPIAELTTADGVRGNQIAQRNGYAERIRVVAEAVGARLLV
- a CDS encoding DEAD/DEAH box helicase; its protein translation is MKRSSASLQHDLIYGHLDKNHAPAGLENPRLIHNDDSSMLAALRTELETADRFLFSVAFVSEDGLGMLRQQLVNFRGTGTIVTSTYLDFNTPDALRDLIALRNIRVRVIEDHAHHAKGYVFDHGDHVTAIIGSSNLTRHALISNEEWNLQFSTHRDGDIADQLNRAIHRQISHSVRLTHEWVDEYEKSRQQRVILTREDDSLIEVSPAGEKILPNAMQTEALENLQSVIDSGHKRAIVISATGTGKTILSAFAAQKLNPGKMLFVAHREQILRKAAEEFQRVFRCESSEIGIFAGSRRQTDRRFVFATVQLLSKKDYLTVLSPRLFDLVIVDEAHRAGSESYRAIIDHFRPGFLLGLTATPERTDGFNVFELFDYNVAYEIRLERAMEERMLVPFDYYGVADCTSPGGGSLGGFSGLSDLVAPERVHHIVNTLGDYSFARGTKGLIFCTSNTEATALAEQLNLHRVHGRRLRTLALSGSTSVEKREAAVRQLEDGKLDYLLTVDIFNEGIDIPAVNVVVLLRSTESAIVFTQQLGRGLRKAKKKTSLRVIDFIGNYANNYLIPIALTGDRSGSKDSVRDRLAATRHNAVAGGSTISFDRISTQRVIEALGKARLDGRREKRDAIAQLQFRLGTIPRLLDFETHNSLDPVVLAATDGKARNYWSLLHALKIVDEAPSASEAEFLNLVTQEFLNGKRPQELLLLRELLARRTVTRSECDALFGKHGVSANEFVCDTIARIFDLSWFPETGRKPFGNEGIASYDGKAFTINPHLHQLYLSYSQGHPEPSISFRAHLDDLIETGLHLNRARYQAGDQLIPGCMYTRKDVCRLLNWDKNNESTIYGYMTDKKTMTCPIFVTYHKDSDLPANLRYEDKLIDTSTMHWFSRSKRKLTSGEIRPIVSGEADLFLFVKREDSDGTNFHFLGKVHASDAKQTTKVSGDLGQVDIVSANLILEAPISQELFDRITTPTTDAAPTSRS